In Comamonas koreensis, the genomic stretch GCCCAGGCACAGGCCAAGAAAGACACCGTTGTGCTGGGCATGACGCTGGAGCCGCCAGGGCTGGACCCAACCGCCGGCGCCGCCTCGTCGATTGCCGAGATCACGCACTACAACCTGTATGAGACGCTGACCAAGATCAACTCGGACGGCAGTGTCTCGCCGCTGCTCGCCGAGAGCTGGGAAGTCTCGCCCGATCTCAAGAGCTACACCTTCAAGCTGCGCAAGGGGGTGACTTTTCACAACGGCGAGCCCTTCAACGCCAACAGCGTCAAGTTCTCCTTTGACCGCGCAGCCGGCGAGAAAAGTACCAACAAGGACAAGCGCACCTTCGCCAACCTGACGGCCCAGGTGGTGGACGAGCACACGGTGGTGATCCTGAACAAGGAGATCGACCCGGACCTGCTGTTTGTGCTGGGCCAGGCCACATCGATCATCGTCGAGCCCAAGAGCGCCGACAGTAACGCCACCAAGCCCATCGGCACCGGCCCCTACAAGCTGGGCAACTGGAGCAAGGGCGCCTCCATCACCCTGGAGGCCTGGCCGCAGTACCGCAACCCCGGCAGCATCCGCATCCGCCGCGCCACCTTCCGCTTCATCTCGGATGCGGCTGCGCAAGTCGCTGCGCTGCTGGCTGGTGATGTGGACATCTTCCCGCGCGTCTCGGCCCGTGGCATCGACCAGTTCAAGACCAACCCGCGCTACCAGGTGGTCATCTCCGGCTCACGCGCCAAGACCATCGTCGCCATCAATGAGCGCCGCAAGCCACTCGACGATGTGCGTGTGCGCCGCGCGCTGTCTGCCGCCATCGACCGCAAGGCCGTCATCGCCGGCGCCGCCGAAGGCCTGGGCGTGCCGATTGGCAGCCACTATGTGCCCGGCGCCTATGGCTATGTGGACACCACTGGCATCAACCCCTTTGATGTGGAAAAGGCCAAGAAGCTGTTGGCCGAGGCCGGCGTGAAGACCCCGCTGAGCCTGAGCATGACCCTGCCCCCCACGCCCTACGCGCGCCAGGGCGGCGAGATCATTGCCGCGCAACTGGCCAAGATCGGGGTCGAGGTCAAGCTGCAGAACGTGGAATGGGCGCAGTGGCTCTCGGGCACCTACACCAACAAGAACTACGACCTGTCGCTGATCTCGCATGTCGAGCCTTTTGATCTGGAGAACTACACCCGGCCCGATTACTACTGGGGCTACAAGTCCGAGAAGTTCAACAAGCTGTTCGAACAGATCAAGCTCGAAGCGCGCCCGGCCGACCGCTCGCGCCTGCTGGGCGAGGCACAGCGCCTGCTGGCCGAAGATGCCGCCAACGTCTACCTGTACCAGCCGCAGTGGGTGACGATTGCCGCCAAGAACGTGCGAGGTCTCTGGAAGGACATGCCGATCTTCATCAACGACCTGTCATCCATGTACTGGGCTTGAACCCGGTCTTGCGCTAGGCTTCAAACCAGCACACCGCCCATCTACGGCTCTGCCCGGATGGGCTTTTTTCATTGAACACCTACTCCACTCCCGCCCTCTGCCCGATATGACCGCGTTGCACGATTGGCCCGCCACAGCGCTGCTGGCCGCCTACCAAAAGCAAGAACTCTCCCCTGTCGATGTCATGCAATCCGTCATCGACCATGTCGCGCAGTGGGAGCCGCACCTCTGCGCCACCTACCTGTACCGGCCCGAAGAGGCACTGGCGCAGGCACGGGCCAGCGAAGCGCGCTGGCACAAGGGCGCACCCGCCGGTCTGCTCGATGGCCTGCCGGTGACCATCAAGGAAAACATCGCCACCCAGGGTGACCCACTGCCCGCCGGCACCGCTGCCGTCACGCTGGTGCCCGCAGCCGCCGATGCACCGCCCGCCGCCCGCCTGCGAGAGGCCCATGCCATCTGCTTCAGCAAGACCACGATGCCCGACTACGGCATGCTGTCGTCGGGGCTGTCGAGCTTTCACCCGCTGGCGCGCAACCCCTGGGACCTGAGCAAAGGCCCGGGCGGCTCCAGCGCGGGCGGCGGTGCGGCAGCGGCTGCCGGCTACGGCCCGCTGCACATCGGCACCGACATCGGTGGCTCGCTGCGCCTGCCGGCCAGCTGGTGCGGTATCTACAGCCTCAAGCCCAGCCTGGGCCGCATCCCTATTGACCCGCCTTACCAAGGCCGTGCCGCAGGCCCGATGACCCGCAGCGTGGACGATTCGGCGCTGATGATGCAGGTGCTGTCGGCCCCCGATGCGCGCGACACGATGAGCCTGCCCGCACAGGACATTGCCTGGAGCACGGTGGCCACCACCGGCGTGGACTTTATCCGGGGAAAACGCATTGGCCTGTTGCTCGATGCCGGCTGCGGCCTGCCGCTGCAGCCCGAGGTGCGCGCGGCCATCGAGCAGGCCGCAGCGCTGCTGGAAGCCGCTGGCGCGCAGATCACGCCAATGCAGCCCTTCATGACGCCTGCGATGCTGGACGGCATGGACCGCTTCTGGCGCATGCGCTCGCTGAGCGATCTGCAGGCGCTCAGCAGCGCGCAGCGCGACAAGGTGCTGCCCTATATCCGCGCCTGGGCCGAGAGCGCCGAGGGCATGAGCGGCAGCGCGGTCTTCCAGGCCAGCCAACAGTTCCACCAGGTACGTCTGGCCACCGTCAAAGCCTGCAGCGCGTTTGACTTTGTGATCTCGCCCGTCGCGCCGCATGTTGCGTTCGATGCCCAATGGCCCTCGCCCACCAACGACCCCTTGCGCCCGCTCGAGCACATCGGCTTTACCGTGCCCTACAACATGTCGGAGCAGCCGGCCGCATCCATCAACTGCGGCTACACCGCCTCCGGCCTGCCTATTGGCCTGCAGATCGCCGGTGCGCGTTTTGACGACCTGGGCGTGTTGCAGCTGTCGCGCGCTTTCGAGCAGATCCGCGGCCCGCAAAAGCCCTGGCCCCAGCCGCCCCAGGCATGAGACAAGGAGGGCAGCGCATGGGCACGCAGCAGGACCTGTATGGCAACCCGGTCAGCAGCGATGCAGCCGCCCTGCCCTACCTGAACGACTTTGCCGAAGGCTTTGTTGCCTGCGAGATGCGCGTGCTGCGCATCCTGGACATCGCAGCGCAGGACCCCAGCCCGCTGGTGCAAACCTGGTGCGCCGCGCTCCATCTATTTGCCGAAGATGCGCAGGCCGCCCGGCAGGCGCGGCCCTTTTTGCAGCGTGCCCGCGCCCAGCTGGCGCAGGCCCATGAGCGCGAAGCACAGTGGCTGGCCGCCGTCGAGGCCTGGGCCGATGGCGACACGCCCTTGGCTGCGCAAAGGCTCGAAGCACTGCTGCAGCACTACCCGCGCGATCTGGCCGCGCTCAAGCTCGCGCACTACCATGCCTTCAACCTGGGCGACTCGCCCGCCATGCTGCGCATGGCGCTGGCGGCCCAGGCGCACTGCGCCGATATCCCCTACTTCCACGGCATGCTGGCCTTTGCCTATGAGCAATGCCATCTGCTGGGCCAGGCCGAGCGCGCGGCGCGCCAGGCGCTGCAGTTGCGCTTCAAGGAGCCCTGGGCCCACCATGCGCTGGCCCATGTGCTGCTGACCCAAGGCCGTGTGGACGAGGGTCTGGCCTTCATGCAAAGCGCGAGCAGCAGCTGGACGGGGCTCAACTCCTTCATGCAGACGCACAACTGGTGGCACCTGGCGCTGTTCCTGATGGAGGATGCGCGCCATGACGAAGCGCTGCAGCTGCATGACAGCCAGGTCTGGGGCGTCGTGCCGGCCTATTCGCAGGACCAGATCGGCTCCATATCGCTGCTGGCGCGGCTGGAGCTCGAAGGCGTCGATGTCGGCCCGCGCTGGCAGCAGCTCAGCCCCTACCTGCTGCAGCGCCAGCATGACCATGTGCTGCCTTTTCTGGACCTGCAATACCTCTACGGCCTGGCACGCGCCGGGCAATGGGAGGCCGCGCAGCAGTTGCTGGTCAGCATGCAAGGCCATGCCGATGCGCAGGTCCAACCCCGGCTGCGCACGGCCTGGCAGGATGTCTGCCTGCCCGCCGCGCAGGGCCTGCTGGCCCATGCCCAAGGCCAGTACGGCCAGGCCGCCCATCAGCTGGGGCCCTTGATTGCACGCCTGGTCGAGGTCGGCGGCAGCCACGCCCAGCGCGACCTGTTCAACCAGCTGTACTGGAGCGCCTTGCGGCACAGCGGCCAGTGGACGGCCTTGCAAAACCTGGTGCAGCCCTGGCACAACCAGCAGCCCCAATCCAAACGGCTGGCAGCGCATATGCGGCGCATTTACCAGGGGCTGGGCTTGCCGCCCTCCCTGGCGGCTTGAACTGCCATTTCGCCCTGTTGGACGGCCTCAGCGCTGCGCGGTCGCCAGCTTGACCGCCAGGCCCACAAACACCACGGCGGTGATCTTGTTGAGCCAGAACTGCGCGCGTGGCGAGCGCAGCAGCAGATTGCCAAAGGCGCCCGAGAACAGCGCAATGGCGCCAAACACCAGGAACGCGGCCAGGATAAACACGGCGCCAAAGACAAAGATCTGCGGGCCGACCGGGCCGATGGCCGGGTCGGCAAACTGCGGCAAAAAGGCCAGGAAGAAGATCAGCACCTTGGGGTTGGTGAGGTTCATCACCACGCCCCGGCGAACCATCACCAGCAAGTCCTTGCCCGCCATCTCGGTACGCAAGCTTGCGCTATCGGCCGCGCCAGCACCGGATTTTTCTGCAGCCACCGGTGCCCGCCATGCGCCCCAGGCCAGATAAGCCAAGTAGGCCGCGCCACACCACTTGAGCACCGTGAACGCGATGCTGGACGCCGCAAACACTGCTGCCAGCCCCAGCGCCACCGCCGCGGTGTGCACCACCACGCCCAGGCACAGGCCCACCACCACGGCAATCCCCACCCGCCAGCCGCGCTGGATCGATTGCATCAGCACAAACAGGTTGTCCGGCCCGGGCGACAGCGCCAGCAGCACAGCAACACCAAAAAAGGCCAGCAGGGATTGGAGAGTAGGCATGGCAAGGTCTTTTAATCAAGGACCGGCACATTATGGCCTGCCGCCCAGTGTGCAGTCTCAGGCCCCGCCTACGCGCGCGACAGCGGTGCCGTCACAATCCAGCCTTCCAGCGGATCAGTGCCCGGCGGCAGGCCATAGAGCGCATCGCCCTGTAAATGGCAGCGCAGGCCCCAGGCCGCCTGCAACATGCAGATGGCGGCATCGAGGTGGTCGCCGCTGGCGTCATCGCGCATGCTACCCAGTTGCGCCGGGCTAGCCAGCAGGCGCAGCTGCAGCGAATGGGCACCCTGCAGCAGGGCATCCAGCACCTGCTGGCGGGCAGCAGTGCGCTCGGGCGTCTGGCGCTGGCGGTCATCGCTTTTGTAGCTGCGCCGGCCGATCAGCTCGCGCGCCAGCATGCCGGGGTAGGCCTCCAGCGCGACGCGGCTACTTTCTCTGCGCAGCAGACCGGGGAAATCCGCGCCCACCGCCAGCAGTCGGGGCAGACCAGCATGCAGCATCCAGGCGACGGGCGGGTTAACCCATTTCATCGACGGGCTGGAGCCTGCGGGCCAATCGGTGGCGCGGTGGGCAAATTTGCCGCCGGCGGGCCGGGCGTCACAAAAGGCTTTGAACAGCGCGCGGATCTCGCTGCGCTCCAGGCCAGCATAGTGCTGCATGCAGGCCTGCCAATCGCGGGGCCAGCCCAGGTGCATCACCAGCTCGCGCGGCAGCGCAAACGGCAGGTCAAAGCCGCCGACCCAGGCCGGCTGCTGCTGCAAAAAGTCCTGCCACTGCGCCAGCGTGGCAAAGCGCTCAAAGCCCCGCAGCGCCACCGTGCCCGCCTCGGCATCCAGATGGCCCCAGGCCACAACCACGGGCTTGCGCCGGCTCGGGCTGCTGCTGAAATCGCAGCCCAGCACCGGTGGCAGCGCAGCGCCTGGCATCGCTCAGCCCAGTCCCAGCGCGACCACGCCCACGCCAATCAGCAGCGCGCCAGCAATGCGCAGCAGGCGGTCACCCTCGCCCAGCAGCTTGCCGCCAATCAGCGCGGCAAACAGCATCGAGACCTCACGCGCAGGCGCCACATGCGAGATCGGCGCAGTCTGCACTGCATACAGCACCAGCACATAGGCCATGGGGCTGAAGATGGCGACAACCAGCGCAAAGCGCCATTGCTGCAACCACAGGCGCCGGGTCTCAGCCCAGTTCATCATGCCCAGCGGCGCGAGCATCACCACGCGCACCAGGTTGCCCATATAGTCGAGCAGGATGGGCGAGAGCAGCATCACCTTGACGGCATAGCTGTCCACCACCGTATAGGCGGCAATGAACAGGCCCGTGAGCAGCCCGTAGTACAGGCCCTTGATGGTGCGATCGCGGGCCTCGCCGGGACCGGGCCGGGTGGCGGCGCGCAGCATGGCCGGGCCGCCGGCAATCAGGAATACGCCCGCAACCACCGCGGCAATGCCTACCGCGCCCAGGCTGGACAGGTGCTCGCCCAGAAACAGCACCGCCACCATCGACGAGATCAGCGGCCCGCTGCCGCGCGCCAGCGGGTAGACCACGGTGAGATCGGCCACGCGGTAGCCGCGCAGCAAGGTGACGAAGTAAAAGATATGCAGCAAGGCGCTGGCCGAGACAAAGGCCCATTCGGTCATGCCCCACTGGGGCACCACATCCTTGCCCACCCACCAGCCCACCGGCAGCCACACCAGCGCATTGAGCACCGAGGTAAACAGCGAAAAGCGAGCATCGCCCCCGGCTTTCTTGGCGACGATGTTCCAAAAAGCGTGGATGATGCCGGCCGCGATGATGAGCGTGAAAGCGTGGAGCGTCATGGCTGGGGAGGCGGTGGAAGCGAGGCGAAAGATGCGAGACGGAAAAAAATAACCCGGGTCGGGCCCGGGTGTCACACCGTCAGGGTGCGGATCAGTTGCCTGCGCGCTGCGGAATCAGCGACAAAAACTCGCGCCGCAGATTCGGGTTTGTGAGGAACTCGCCCCGCATGACCGAGTTGAGCATCTTGGAGTCCATCTCGCGCACACCGCGCCAGGACATGCAAAAGTGCGAGGCCTCCAGCACCACGGCCAGGCCGTCGGGCTGGGTCTTCTTCATGATCAGATCGGCCAGCTGCACGATGGCCTCTTCCTGGATCTGGGGGCGGCCCAGCACCCAGTCAACCAGGCGCGCGTATTTGGACAGGCCGATCACATTGGTGTTCTTGTTGGGCAGCACGCCGATCCAGACCTTGCCGATGACCGGGCAGAGGTGGTGGCTGCAGGCACTGCGCACGGTGATCGGACCGACGATCATCAGCTCGTTCAGGTGCTCGGCATTGGGGAAGGCCGTGACCACGGGCTGGGGCACATAGCGGCCCTTGAACACCTCGGTCAGATACATCTTGGCAACACGGCGCGCGGTGTTGCGGGTGTTGTGGTCGTCCTTGGTGTCGATGACCATGCTGTCGAGCACGCCCTGCATCTTGTGCTCGACTTCGTCGAGCAGCAGCTCGAGCTCACCGGGCTCGATGAACTCGGAGATGTTGTCATTGGCATGGAAGCGCTGCTGGGCTGCCACTATCCGCTCACGGATCTTGACGGACACCGGCGTGCCTTCGTCGCTGGCGGGTGCTTTATTCGGATCGGATAGTTCTGTAAACATAGCGGGGATGGTAGCAGCGATTGCAGACCCGCAAGCATACGGTGTTTCTCCCCCTTAGAACCTGTTCAGAGTCTCTACGCAGCCGCGTTGGAGTGCAATCGGGATGAGTTCGAAGGGATGGAACGCAGCTTGCACCGGGGTGCAAGCAAGGGCCAGCGCGCAGAAATCGCCCGATTTCACTTCAACCCGTAGGGACAGTGGCTTTGCGCTGCCCGGGAAGGGGCGCCCGGCTAGGGCCGCCCGGGCAGGGGCGGACTGCGTCGTTGCAAATCCTCGCAATAGCACAGCTATTACTGCGGTGTTGCGCGGCTGGGCGCCCCCTCGCATCCCATCCCGCAAAGACACTGTCGCGGCGCGAGGAGACTTTGAACAGGTTCTTAGGCCAGCGCAAGAAAAGGCGAAAAGCTATGGATTCGATAGCATCCAGCGCCCCAAAGCCGAAAAGCGCTTGCGGCCTCAGTCGCGCAGCCTGAACTCGGCAATCAACGGCAAATGGTCGGACATGCGCCACCAGATGCGACCCCGGGGCACAAACAGGCCGCAGGGGGTCAAACCCCGGGCATAGACATGGTCCAGCTGCACAACGGGCAGACGCGAGGGGTAGGTCATCAACGGCTGCTCGTCGTACTCGAACAAGCCAAAGCCGGCCAGCATGCGCTTGACCTGAAAGCCCCAGTCATTGAAGTCGCCCGCGACAATCACCGGCTCGTCATCGGGCACATGGGCCTTGATGAATTCATGGATCAACGCGGTCTGGCGCAGGCGGCTGCCATGCACCAGGCCCAGATGCACAACGATGGTGTGGATGCGCTGGCCGGCAATCTCCATAGCCACATGCAACAGGCCGCGCTGCTCGAAGCGGTGGTCGGAGATGTCGCGGTGGTTGGATTCCAGAATCGGCCAGCGGGTGAGCAAGGCATTGCCGTGTTCGCCCCAACGCGTCGTGGCATTGGTGCGGTAGGCGGCGGTGTAACCCAGCGGGGTCAGAAAATCTGCCTGGTTCTGCTCGGGCCAGTTGTTGAAGAAGCTCTCTTCCTTGCGGTTGTCCTTGCGCACTTCCTGCAGGCAGATGATGTCGGCATCCATCTGCTCGACCGCCAGCCCCAGGTTATGGATCTCCAACCTGCGCACGGGTCCCAGGCCCTGCACCCCTTTGTGGATGTTGTAGGTGGCCACCCGCAGTATCGGTAAATCGTCGTGAGTATCGGTCATGCAGCTATGAACCTCGGCAGCCACAGAATGGCTTCGCTGTTCGATATGGAATAGCAGCGCTGTGCTGCTTCATGCCAATGATGCCACGCATGGGCGGTGTGCTCCCTCGGGCTGAGCACGATCTTGGTGTAGGACGGCACCTGCAGGCTAAAGACATGCTCGGTGTTCATGCAGACATCGGGCGCATAGCGGTGGCGCCAGGCCGGGTAGATCGGGTAGGTGTTCTCCAGGCCCCAGTCGCGCAGTACGCAGCCGTGCTGCTCGGCATCGATGCCGGTCTCTTCAAAAACCTCGCGTACCGCCGTCTCCTGCCAGGTTTCGCGATCGCTGTCCTGGCTGCCGGTCACGGGCTGCCAGTAGTCCTGGCCCTCCATCTGGCTGGCGCGGCGCAGCAGCAGCACCTGCAGATCGGCGGTGTGGATGATGACCAGCACCGAGCGGGGCAGTTTGTAGGGCAGGCTTTCGCTCCTGGTGTCTTGCATCGTCAACGCCGGGCCTCCGGCTTGCGGGTGGCCACGGCCGGTGGCAAGGCTTTGGCCTGCAACAGGCGCACCTGCTGCACCATCAGGTTGTGGGCGTTCAGAAAGGCGGCGGCAATCACCTTGCCCTCATTGGTATTGCTCCAGCCCATGCCGGCGCCGCCCCCCAGGCGGCCCAGCAGCACACCGCCCACGCCCAGGTCGGTCGCGCGGGCCGAGCCGGTGGCCGCGGCAACCTGCTCGGTGGTTTCGTTGTCGGTCAGGAACAGGGCCGTTTGCGCCTCCTTGAACTTGACCTGCTCAGCCACACCGGCCAGGCCCGCGATATCGCGCAGCACCGGGATCATCGCGATGATGCCCGCCAGGCCCCGGCCGGCATCCTGCTCGCTGAAGGTGAGGTTGGGCACCATCGTGTACTGGGCCTCATAGCCCTTGCGCTTTTGCACCGTGCCATTGGGGCGCAGCACGCCGGCATCCTGCAGCTCGCCCTCGCGGATCGTGCCCTGCAGGCCACCGGCCCGGTCCACCACGCGAAAGCAGCCGCTTTGCTGCATCAGCAAGCGCACCAGCGGCACGGGGGTGGGCGGAAGGTTCACACTGCTGGGCATCACATAGCCGCGCGGGTTCTCCAGCAAGGCCACCGTGGCGATCGGCTCGTCGCAGCGCTCCAGGCTGGCATGCGCGCCCTGGCCGCCTGCCGGCCCGGCCGAGCCAGAGACTTCGGAGCCACCCTGGCCCAGCTCGGTCTTTTTCTCACCGCAGCCGGCCAAGGCCAGCGCGATGGCGGCCAAGGCCATACCGTGCACCCAGCGCCCGGTTCGGTTGGAAGTCGCAGTCATCGCTTGCATGGGCACCCTTTGCAATCTGTCAGTCACGCCGAGCATAGCGCCCCACAATGACAAAAAAAGGCCAAAGCCCGGGGGCTTTGGCCTTGTGGCGGCGCGGTGCATCAGGCAGGCCCATGCAGCGCGCGGTCCGCTTACTGCGCGCCGGCAGGGTTGCGCAGCTTGATGTGCAACTCGCGCAGCTGCTTTTCGTCCACTGGCGATGGGGCCTGGGTCAGCAGGTCCTGGGCGCGCTGGGTCTTGGGGAAGGCGATCACGTCACGGATTGACTCGGAGCCGGTCATCAAGGTAATCAGACGGTCCAGACCAAAGGCCAGGCCACCGTGGGGAGGCGCGCCGTACTGCAGCGCATCCAGCAGGTAGCCGAACTTGGCACGTGCATCTTCGGCGCTGATCTTGAGCGCGGTGAACACCTTGGACTGCACATCGGCGCGGTGGATACGCACCGAGCCACCGCCCAGTTCCCAACCGTTGAGCACCATGTCGTAGGCCTTGGCAATGCACTTGCCAGGATCGGTGTCCATCAGGTCCTCATGGCCGTCCTTGGGCGAGGTGAAGGGGTGGTGCACGGCCGCCCACCGGTCGTTTTCCTCGTCGTGTTCGAACATCGGGAAGTCCACCACCCACAGCGGTGCCCAACGGTCTTCAAACAGGCCGGTGCTCTTGCCAAAGGCGCTGTGGCCGATCTTGATGCGCAGCGCGCCGATGGCGTCGTTGACGATCTTTTCTTTGTCGGCGCCAAAGAAGATCAGGTCGCCGTCTTGCGCTTCGGTGCGCTTGAGGATCTCGGCAATCGCGGCGTCATGGATGTTCTTGACGATGGGCGACTGCAGGCCGTCACGGCCCTTGGCCAGCTCGTTGACCTTGATGTAGGCCAGGCCCTTGGCGCCATAGATCTTGACGAAGTCGGTGTAGGCATCGATGTCGCCACGCGACAGACCGCCCTGCTCGCGCGCACCACCTGGCACACGCAGGCCCACCACGCGGCCGCCCTTCATGTTGGCGGCGCCCGAGAAGACCTTGAAGTCCACGTCCTTCATCACGTCGGTCAGCTCGGTGAACTCGAGCTTGACGCGCAGGTCAGGCTTGTCCGAGCCAAAGCGGAAGGCCGCATCCTGGTAGGTCATGATCGGGAACTCGCCCAGGTCCACATTCAGCTGGGTCTGGAACACTTCCTTGATCATGCGCTGGAAGATGGCGCGGATCTCTTCCTCGTTCAGGAACGAGGTTTCGCAGTCGATCTGCGTGAACTCGGGCTGGCGGTCAGCACGCAGGTCTTCGTCGCGGAAGCACTTGGTGATCTGGTAGTAGCGATCGTAGCCGGCCACCATCAGCATCTGCTTGTACAGCTGGGGCGACTGGGGCAGCGCGAAAAATTCGCCATCGTGCACGCGGCTGGGCACCAGGTAGTCACGCGCGCCTTCGGGCGTGCTCTTGCCCAGCATCGGCGTTTCGATGTCGATGAAGCCTTCCTTGTCCAGGAAGTTGCGCACCTGGATCGCCGTCTTGTAGCGCAGCATCATGTTGCGCTGCATCGTGGGGCGGCGCAGGTCCAGCACGCGGTTGGTCAGGCGCACGGTCTCCGACAGGTTCTCGTCGTCGATCTGGAATGGAGGCGTCACCGAGGCGTTGAGCACGGTCAGCTCGTGGCACAGCACTTCGATCTTGCCGCTCTTGATCGAGTCATTGGTGGTGCCTTCAGGACGGGCACGCACCAGGCCCTTGACCTGCACGCAGAACTCATTGCGCACGTCTTCGGCCACCTTGAACATCTCGGCGCGGTCAGGATCGCAGACCACCTGCACATAGCCTTCGCGGTCACGCAGGTCGATGAAAATCACACCACCGTGGTCACGGCGGCGATTGACCCAGCCGCACAGGCTCACGGTTTCGCCCATTTGGGCTTCGGTCACTTGACCGCAGTATTGGGAACGCATTGCCATAGCCAATCTTCCTGCACCGATGAAGGTGCCTTAGTTCTCAGTTATTTAGACCCCGTGGGGACATCGGGCGCAGCCACGACCCCCATCGAGACGATGTATTTAAGCGCAGCATCCACGCTCATGTTCAATTCAATGCAGTCGCTCTTGCGCACCATCACCAGGTAGCCGCCCGTCGGATTGGGCGTGGTGGGCACGTAGACGCTGACAAAAGCGGTATCGGCGCTGTCCGGCCCCTGGTGCAGGTGCTGGTCCAGCTCACCGCTGGGCGCGCCCGTCACAAAGCCAATGGTCCACATGCCCGGATGGGGCCACTGCACCATGACCGCAGTGCGAAAGGCATTGCCGCTCTCGGAAAACAAGGTGTCGGAGACCTGTTTGACGCTCGAGTAGATCGAGCGCACCACCGGAATCCGGCTGACCAGCGCATCGCCCCAGGCCACCAGCTTGCGGCCGACAAAATTGCTGGCAATGCCGCCGACGATCAGCAAGATCGCCAAGGTCAGCACCACGCCGAAACCGGGGATATGGTAGCCCAGGACCTCGTCGGGCTGCCAGTGCTGCGGCAGGATCAGCAAGGTCTGGTCGAGCGTGCCGATGATCCAGTTGAGCACCCAGACCGTGATGACGCCCGGCACGATGACCAGCAGCCCAGTCAGCAACCATTTACGCAGGGACGCCATCACCTCTCAGCCCTCAGACCGCCGAGCCGCCGCTCGCAGCCGGTGCAGATGCAGATGCGGGTGCGGGCGTTGCTGCCGCTGCGGGCGCAGCCGCGTCGGCCGCAGGTGCGCTGGCCGGTGCCGCAGCAGCCGACTTGCCACTGAAATCGGTGGCGTACCAACCCGTTCCCTTGAGCTGGAACCCCGGGGCCGTCAGTTGCTTGGAGAAGCTGGCTTGCTTGCACTCGGGGCAGTCCGTCAGCGGTGCATCCGATATTTTTTGCAAAACATCCTTGGCATAGCCGCAGGCACTGCACTTGTAGGCGTAAATAGGCATCGCGCGTGTAAGAAAACGGAGGAAAACCCTTGATTATAGGCGGGTTGCAAAACCGATCCGGGGCGTAGGCTTAGCACTACGCCCCGCATTCAGCGCCGTTCGCTCAGCGCCCCGCCACTGCTGCGCCGCTGGCGGCGGGGGCGGTATCGGCCACAAAGGCCTGCACGTCCGTCTTCTGGTTGCGGATGGCTTGCGGCGCCAGCGAGCCGACAATCATGCCCGTAAAGGCGGCCAGCACACCCGCGAGTTGGGCCGGGAAGGCCGCGCCCCAGGCCATGTTCAAACCGGCCAGCCAGATGCCGATGCCCAGGAACA encodes the following:
- a CDS encoding ABC transporter substrate-binding protein gives rise to the protein MLNRRHLLAAGTLAPLPLWLPGIAQAQAKKDTVVLGMTLEPPGLDPTAGAASSIAEITHYNLYETLTKINSDGSVSPLLAESWEVSPDLKSYTFKLRKGVTFHNGEPFNANSVKFSFDRAAGEKSTNKDKRTFANLTAQVVDEHTVVILNKEIDPDLLFVLGQATSIIVEPKSADSNATKPIGTGPYKLGNWSKGASITLEAWPQYRNPGSIRIRRATFRFISDAAAQVAALLAGDVDIFPRVSARGIDQFKTNPRYQVVISGSRAKTIVAINERRKPLDDVRVRRALSAAIDRKAVIAGAAEGLGVPIGSHYVPGAYGYVDTTGINPFDVEKAKKLLAEAGVKTPLSLSMTLPPTPYARQGGEIIAAQLAKIGVEVKLQNVEWAQWLSGTYTNKNYDLSLISHVEPFDLENYTRPDYYWGYKSEKFNKLFEQIKLEARPADRSRLLGEAQRLLAEDAANVYLYQPQWVTIAAKNVRGLWKDMPIFINDLSSMYWA
- a CDS encoding amidase, translated to MTALHDWPATALLAAYQKQELSPVDVMQSVIDHVAQWEPHLCATYLYRPEEALAQARASEARWHKGAPAGLLDGLPVTIKENIATQGDPLPAGTAAVTLVPAAADAPPAARLREAHAICFSKTTMPDYGMLSSGLSSFHPLARNPWDLSKGPGGSSAGGGAAAAAGYGPLHIGTDIGGSLRLPASWCGIYSLKPSLGRIPIDPPYQGRAAGPMTRSVDDSALMMQVLSAPDARDTMSLPAQDIAWSTVATTGVDFIRGKRIGLLLDAGCGLPLQPEVRAAIEQAAALLEAAGAQITPMQPFMTPAMLDGMDRFWRMRSLSDLQALSSAQRDKVLPYIRAWAESAEGMSGSAVFQASQQFHQVRLATVKACSAFDFVISPVAPHVAFDAQWPSPTNDPLRPLEHIGFTVPYNMSEQPAASINCGYTASGLPIGLQIAGARFDDLGVLQLSRAFEQIRGPQKPWPQPPQA
- a CDS encoding tetratricopeptide repeat protein, producing the protein MGTQQDLYGNPVSSDAAALPYLNDFAEGFVACEMRVLRILDIAAQDPSPLVQTWCAALHLFAEDAQAARQARPFLQRARAQLAQAHEREAQWLAAVEAWADGDTPLAAQRLEALLQHYPRDLAALKLAHYHAFNLGDSPAMLRMALAAQAHCADIPYFHGMLAFAYEQCHLLGQAERAARQALQLRFKEPWAHHALAHVLLTQGRVDEGLAFMQSASSSWTGLNSFMQTHNWWHLALFLMEDARHDEALQLHDSQVWGVVPAYSQDQIGSISLLARLELEGVDVGPRWQQLSPYLLQRQHDHVLPFLDLQYLYGLARAGQWEAAQQLLVSMQGHADAQVQPRLRTAWQDVCLPAAQGLLAHAQGQYGQAAHQLGPLIARLVEVGGSHAQRDLFNQLYWSALRHSGQWTALQNLVQPWHNQQPQSKRLAAHMRRIYQGLGLPPSLAA
- a CDS encoding LysE family translocator, producing MPTLQSLLAFFGVAVLLALSPGPDNLFVLMQSIQRGWRVGIAVVVGLCLGVVVHTAAVALGLAAVFAASSIAFTVLKWCGAAYLAYLAWGAWRAPVAAEKSGAGAADSASLRTEMAGKDLLVMVRRGVVMNLTNPKVLIFFLAFLPQFADPAIGPVGPQIFVFGAVFILAAFLVFGAIALFSGAFGNLLLRSPRAQFWLNKITAVVFVGLAVKLATAQR
- a CDS encoding DUF429 domain-containing protein, with protein sequence MPGAALPPVLGCDFSSSPSRRKPVVVAWGHLDAEAGTVALRGFERFATLAQWQDFLQQQPAWVGGFDLPFALPRELVMHLGWPRDWQACMQHYAGLERSEIRALFKAFCDARPAGGKFAHRATDWPAGSSPSMKWVNPPVAWMLHAGLPRLLAVGADFPGLLRRESSRVALEAYPGMLARELIGRRSYKSDDRQRQTPERTAARQQVLDALLQGAHSLQLRLLASPAQLGSMRDDASGDHLDAAICMLQAAWGLRCHLQGDALYGLPPGTDPLEGWIVTAPLSRA
- a CDS encoding DMT family transporter, whose protein sequence is MTLHAFTLIIAAGIIHAFWNIVAKKAGGDARFSLFTSVLNALVWLPVGWWVGKDVVPQWGMTEWAFVSASALLHIFYFVTLLRGYRVADLTVVYPLARGSGPLISSMVAVLFLGEHLSSLGAVGIAAVVAGVFLIAGGPAMLRAATRPGPGEARDRTIKGLYYGLLTGLFIAAYTVVDSYAVKVMLLSPILLDYMGNLVRVVMLAPLGMMNWAETRRLWLQQWRFALVVAIFSPMAYVLVLYAVQTAPISHVAPAREVSMLFAALIGGKLLGEGDRLLRIAGALLIGVGVVALGLG